In a genomic window of Mycolicibacillus parakoreensis:
- a CDS encoding glycerate kinase family protein, which produces MMIAPAGTADAPATPLRVLIAPDSFGDSLTAEQAAAAIATGWYRSRPRDRFTIAPQSDGGPGFVAVLARTIGAPRRIRVQGPLDTEVEAEWLLDDATATAYLESAQVCGLAALGRTPSPETALGAGSGGVGQLIEAALAAGARRIVVGLGGSASTDGGRGLLEALGGPATGRARLAGVEVIAATDVDHPLLGPWGAARVFGPQKGADPATVTLLEHRLGAIAAELDALAGRMVSAEAGAGAAGGIGAALLALGARRESGAAVIAERTGLAAALAAADLVVTGEGRLDAQSLRGKVVGALAGAARARSLPLLVFAGQVDVGAAALQASGIRAVAAIADYAGSVQLAIADAVNQLMGLATTAAAQLGNNPVNRYR; this is translated from the coding sequence ATGATGATCGCTCCCGCCGGCACCGCCGACGCGCCGGCGACCCCGTTGCGGGTGCTGATCGCTCCGGACAGTTTCGGCGACAGCCTCACCGCCGAACAGGCCGCGGCCGCGATCGCCACCGGGTGGTATCGATCCCGCCCGCGCGACCGGTTCACGATCGCCCCGCAGTCCGATGGGGGGCCCGGGTTCGTGGCGGTGCTGGCCCGCACGATCGGCGCGCCCCGCCGCATCCGGGTGCAGGGGCCGCTGGACACCGAGGTCGAGGCGGAGTGGTTGCTCGACGACGCCACCGCGACCGCGTACCTGGAGTCCGCGCAGGTGTGCGGGCTGGCGGCGCTGGGCCGCACGCCCAGCCCGGAGACGGCGCTGGGCGCCGGCAGCGGCGGTGTCGGCCAACTCATCGAGGCGGCGCTGGCCGCCGGGGCGCGCCGCATCGTGGTCGGGTTGGGCGGCAGCGCCAGCACCGACGGCGGTCGGGGGCTGCTCGAGGCCCTCGGCGGGCCGGCCACCGGGCGCGCCCGGCTGGCCGGGGTGGAGGTGATCGCCGCCACCGACGTCGACCATCCGCTGCTGGGCCCCTGGGGCGCGGCCCGGGTGTTCGGCCCGCAGAAGGGGGCCGACCCGGCGACCGTGACGCTGCTCGAGCACCGGCTCGGGGCGATCGCCGCCGAACTGGATGCGCTCGCCGGGCGGATGGTCAGCGCCGAGGCCGGCGCCGGGGCGGCCGGCGGGATCGGTGCGGCGCTGCTCGCCCTGGGCGCACGGCGCGAATCCGGGGCGGCGGTGATCGCCGAACGCACCGGGTTGGCCGCCGCGTTGGCCGCCGCGGATCTGGTGGTCACCGGCGAGGGACGCCTCGATGCGCAGTCGCTGCGGGGCAAGGTGGTCGGGGCGCTGGCCGGGGCGGCCCGCGCCCGCTCGCTGCCGCTGCTGGTCTTCGCCGGTCAGGTCGACGTCGGGGCGGCGGCGCTGCAGGCCTCCGGCATCCGGGCGGTCGCGGCGATCGCCGACTACGCCGGGTCGGTGCAGCTGGCGATCGCCGATGCGGTCAATCAGCTGATGGGCCTGGCGACCACCGCGGCGGCACAACTCGGGAATAACCCCGTCAACAGGTACCGTTGA